One genomic segment of Gossypium arboreum isolate Shixiya-1 chromosome 3, ASM2569848v2, whole genome shotgun sequence includes these proteins:
- the LOC108460418 gene encoding lysine-specific histone demethylase 1 homolog 3-like has protein sequence MDGGGGSKKRLKVTAAEVGVDSDDDEPILSLLKLRKPKNPKKDKAGLEGSAGKCQKVEVKAGKTVDKDEEDFGGMNDTLASFRKKLKDPKKDIDPGAMRVRSYSLNKSVEGGGILDGKSVSNTDVKGQDIGEDRSDVANDKVVGKKRTGKVRRTKSDSKATPSEVDDESGAKLEEDQNEGGLLPGEGSYQCSHKAQSGSVGKSCAILSLKHNCEAAHHASDSKNPSRNYGDSSHSVSSSSFSHSSSKECNTAENQGFDHSLCQQESILEPGDVTVQKDPTEHPCRSSKFCDKERYCHSNIELRDNFSAIDQRSRPGSESSQQNKHNLSLSVVDSLNMEETCTDVPNSCAEEYSLETSIHPNELVASIQRCNSALDQPSEDASHGACGPSHDTVFISKEANVDSPISTPDENESFHEDAVSLPSSEIRNSKSSAVQRGGRNIKKRRHGDMAYEGDADWENLLTEQGFFGNQQFVDSDHSFRAREKFDEAAVSSGLKARAVGPVEKIKFKEVLKCRGGLQEYLECRNHILGLWSKDVNRILPLVDCGVSDTPSEGEPSRASLIRKIYAFLDQGGYINFGISSKKEKAELSVKDNYKLLEGRKSDGNSVASVADSEDGVAFILGQVKNSKASMDAKTGVRVVDENQASEATIAIAEVLVDSITPKLPYICQQNSSVSAKLNTGLISSQVSSTDLSCDAIDVGVAPVVTPEGRNDSQYVQSATYDKPDGNHQLLNDSEVRKNIIVIGAGPAGLTAARHLKRQGFSVVVLEARDRIGGRVYTDCSSLSVPVDLGASIITGVEADVSTNRRPDPSSLICAQLGLELTVLNSSCPLYDIVSGQKVPADLDDALEAEYNSLLDDMVFLFAQKGKKAMTISLEDGLEYALKRHRMEEIGVDIEETESHSSVDAFYDSKASNIFGFPGKKRSEEEILSPLERRVINWHYAHLEYGCAASLKEVSLPNWNQDDVYGGFGGAHCMIKGGYSTVVESLGEGLLIHLNHVVTNISYSPKGPGVDNSHHRQVKVSTSNGSEFSGDAVLITVPLGCLKAGAIKFSPPLPQWKHSSIQQLGFGVLNKVVLEFPEVFWDDTVDYFGVTAEETDSRGHCFMFWNVRKTVGAPVLIALVAGKAAIDGQNMSASDHVNHAVIILRKLFGEASVPDPVASVVTDWGRDPFSYGAYSYVGIGASGEDYDMLARPVENCLFFAGEATCKEHPDTVGGAMLSGLREAVRLIDIFTTGNDYTAEVEAMEAAQRHSESGRDEVRDIIKRLEAVELSNVLYKNSLDRARVLSREALLRDMFFNVKTTAGRLHLAKKLLGLPVESLKSFAGTKEGLSTLNSWMLDSMGKDGTQLLRHCVRLLVLVSTDLLAVRSSGIGKTVKEKICVHTSRDIRAIASQLVNVWLEVFRKAKVSSKRKSLKDPASGKPPLHSQHGAFESKESLQDPFSAGKQYPLNIKENGKSLDIEVEAVDQGMSEEEQAAFAAEAAARAAAKAAAEALASTGANCNKLLQLPKIPSFHKFARREQYAQMDEGKWPGSVFGRQDCISEIDSRNCRVRDWSVDFSAACVNLDNSGMSVDNLSQRSHLKLREHSGESLAVDSNIFTKAWVDTAGNGGIKDYHAIERWQSQAAAADPDFFHPTNFKDEEDSNTSSRQPTWKNDGRANESSVSQVSVNKERFENHPCGADCIKQAVVDYVASLLMPLYKARKIDKEGYKSIMKKTATKVMEQATDVEKNMAVFEFLDFKRKNKIRPFVDKLIERHMAMKPTMNL, from the exons ATGGATGGTGGTGGGGGCTCTAAGAAAAGATTAAAGGTCACAGCGGCGGAGGTTGGTGTTGATTCAGATGATGATGAGCCCATTTTGTCTTTGTTGAAGTTAAGGAAACCTAAGAATCCTAAAAAGGATAAGGCTGGATTGGAAGGCAGTGCCGGGAAGTGCCAGAAGGTTGAAGTTAAAGCAGGTAAAACTGTGGATAAAGATGAGGAGGATTTTGGGGGAATGAATGATACATTGGCCAGCTTCAGAAAGAAGTTAAAGGATCCTAAAAAAGATATTGATCCAGGAGCAATGAGGGTAAGGAGTTATTCTTTGAATAAGTCTGTGGAGGGTGGTGGAATTTTGGATGGGAAATCTGTGTCGAACACTGATGTGAAAGGTCAGGATATTGGTGAAGACAGGTCTGATGTGGCTAATGATAAAGTTGTTGGAAAAAAGCGTACAGGGAAAGTAAGGAGAACCAAGTCAGATTCAAAAGCCACGCCTAGTGAGGTTGATGATGAATCTGGAGCTAAACTTGAAGAAGATCAGAATGAGGGAGGTTTGTTGCCTGGGGAAGGTTCGTATCAGTGTTCTCACAAGGCACAATCTGGTTCAGTAGGGAAATCTTGCGCAATTTTGAGTTTGAAACATAATTGCGAGGCTGCTCATCATGCTTCTGATTCAAAGAATCCTAGCAGAAATTATGGTGATAGTTCTCATTCAGTTTCTAGCTCAAGCTTCTCACATTCATCCTCCAAAGAATGCAACACAGCTGAGAATCAAGGATTTGACCATAGTTTGTGTCAACAAGAAAGCATTTTGGAACCAGGTGACGTAACTGTTCAAAAGGATCCTACAGAGCATCCATGTAGGTCATCTAAATTTTGTGACAAGGAAAGATATTGTCATTCCAACATTGAGCTCAGGGACAATTTCTCAGCAATTGACCAGAGGAGTAGACCAGGAAGTGAAAGTTCACAACAAAATAAACATAATCTGTCACTGTCTGTTGTTGATTCACTGAATATGGAAGAAACTTGCACTGATGTTCCAAATTCTTGCGCTGAGGAATACTCTTTAGAAACTTCCATTCATCCCAATGAACTTGTTGCCTCCATTCAGAGGTGCAACTCTGCTCTGGATCAACCTTCTGAAGATGCAAGCCATGGTGCTTGTGGTCCCAGCCATGATACTGTTTTCATCAGCAAAGAGGCCAATGTTGACTCTCCCATTTCAACACCTGATGAAAATGAAAGTTTCCATGAAGATGCAGTCTCTCTCCCTAGTTCAGAAATAAGAAACAGCAAGTCATCAGCTGTCCAGCGAGGTGGGCGCAATATTAAAAAGCGTAGACACGGAGATATGGCTTATGAAGGGGATGCTGATTGGGAAAATTTGCTAACCGAGCAAGGTTTTTTTGGAAATCAACAGTTTGTAGACAGTGATCATTCCTTTAGAGCAAGAGAGAAGTTTGATGAGGCAGCAGTATCATCTGGACTGAAAGCTCGTGCTGTGGGGCCAGTTGAGAAGATCAAATTTAAGGAGGTGTTGAAGTGTAGAGGTGGGCTACAGGAATACTTGGAATGCAG GAATCATATTTTAGGTCTTTGGAGCAAAGATGTTAACCGCATTTTGCCTCTTGTTGACTGTGGTGTTAGTGACACTCCTTCAGAGGGTGAACCATCCCGAGCTTCTCTAATTAGGAAGATATATGCATTTCTTGATCAGGGT GGTTACATAAACTTTGGAATTTCTTCAAAGAAAGAGAAGGCTGAGCTTAGTGTTAAGGACAACTACAAACTTCTTGAGGGAAGAAAAAGTGATGGTAATTCTGTTGCCTCTGTTGCTGATTCAGAGGATGGAGTTGCCTTTATCCTTGGTCAGGTCAAGAATTCTAAAGCTTCTATGGATGCAAAGACTGGTGTTAGAGTTGTTGATGAAAACCAGGCATCTGAAGCCACAATAGCAATAGCTGAAGTATTGGTTGATTCGATCACACCAAAATTACCTTATATATGCCAGCAAAATAGCAGCGTTAGTGCAAAATTAAACACTGGATTGATTAGTTCGCAGGTTTCAAGTACTGATCTATCTTGTGATGCAATTGATGTTGGAGTAGCCCCTGTAGTAACTCCAGAAGGAAGGAATGACTCACAGTATGTTCAATCTGCAACTTATGATAAACCTGACGGGAATCATCAGCTGCTGAATGATTCAGAGGTCAGAAAGAACATCATAGTTATTGGAGCTGGTCCTGCTGGATTGACTGCTGCACGCCACTTGAAACGTCAGGGATTTTCTGTAGTTGTACTTGAGGCTAGGGATAGGATAGGAGGTCGTGTTTATACTGATTGCTCCTCTCTTTCAGTACCTGTGGATCTTGGGGCTAGCATTATTACTGGAGTTGAGGCTGATGTGTCAACTAATAGAAGACCAGATCCATCCTCATTGATTTGTGCACAGTTGGGGCTAGAGTTAACTGTGTTGAATAGTTCCTGTCCTCTTTATGACATTGTATCTGGTCAAAAGGTTCCTGCTGATCTGGATGATGCTCTGGAAGCTGAATACAATAGTCTTCTTGACGATATGGTGTTTCTTTTTGCTCAAAAAGGTAAAAAAGCAATGACAATTTCTCTTGAGGATGGTTTAGAATATGCCCTAAAAAGGCATCGGATGGAAGAAATAGGAGTAGATATTGAAGAAACAGAATCACATTCTTCAGTGGATGCTTTCTATGACTCAAAAGCAAGCAATATCTTTGGATTTCCTGGAAAAAAACGTTCTGAAGAGGAGATTTTGAGTCCTCTTGAGAGAAGGGTCATTAATTGGCACTATGCTCACTTGGAGTATGGCTGTGCTGCTTCGCTTAAGGAAGTTTCTCTTCCCAACTGGAATCAGGATGATGTTTATGGCGGCTTTGGAGGAGCCCATTGTATGATTAAAGGGGGTTACAGTACGGTGGTTGAGTCTCTTGGAGAAGGGCTTCTGATCCACTTGAACCACGTAGTCACAAATATTTCATACAGCCCAAAGGGCCCGGGGGTTGATAATAGTCATCATAGGCAGGTCAAAGTTTCCACATCAAATGGCAGTGAGTTTTCAGGAGATGCTGTGCTTATCACTGTGCCACTTGGTTGCTTGAAAGCAGGAGCCATAAAGTTTTCTCCTCCGTTGCCCCAATGGAAACATTCTTCCATACAGCAGCTTGGTTTTGGAGTACTTAATAAAGTCGTCTTGGAATTCCCAGAAGTTTTTTGGGATGATACTGTGGATTACTTTGGAGTGACTGCTGAGGAAACAGATAGTAGAGGCCATTGTTTTATGTTTTGGAATGTCCGAAAAACTGTTGGGGCTCCTGTTCTTATAGCCTTAGTGGCTGGTAAGGCAGCTATTGATGGTCAAAATATGAGCGCATCAGATCATGTAAACCATGCTGTAATTATTCTCCGTAAACTTTTTGGAGAGGCTTCAGTTCCTGATCCTGTTGCCTCAGTTGTTACTGATTGGGGAAGGGATCCTTTCAGTTATGGCGCTTACTCCTATGTTGGCATAGGAGCTTCTGGAGAAGACTATGATATGTTGGCCAGGCCTGTTGAGAACTGCTTGTTTTTTGCTGGAGAAGCTACCTGCAAGGAGCATCCTGACACAGTTGGTGGTGCAATGTTGAGTGGGCTTCGGGAGGCTGTGCGATTAATTGACATATTTACCACTGGAAATGATTATACAGCCGAAGTAGAGGCAATGGAGGCTGCCCAGAGACATTCAGAATCAGGAAGGGATGAAGTTAGGGACATAATTAAGAGACTTGAAGCAGTTGAACTTTCTAATGTCTTGTACAAAAACTCTTTGGATCGTGCTCGGGTTTTAAGCAGGGAAGCTTTACTGCGGGACATGTTCTTTAATGTGAAAACCACTGCAGGACGATTGCATCTAGCCAAGAAGTTGTTAGGTCTCCCAGTTGAATCCTTGAAATCCTTTGCTGGGACAAAGGAAGGGCTTAGCACACTCAACTCATGGATGCTG GATTCAATGGGGAAAGATGGGACGCAACTGTTGCGCCATTGTGTTCGTCTTCTTGTGCTTGTCTCAACTGATCTACTTGCAGTTCGTTCATCAG GCATAGGGAAAACTGTGAAGGAAAAAATTTGTGTGCATACAAGTCGTGATATACGTGCTATAGCAAGCCAGCTGGTTAATGTTTGGCTTGAAGTCTTCCGTAAGGCAAAAGTTTCTTCAAAGAGAAAATCCCTTAAAGATCCAGCTTCAGGAAAGCCACCTCTGCACTCACAGCATGGTGCTTTTGAGAGTAAAGAAAGCTTGCAGGATCCATTTTCTGCTGGAAAGCAGTATCCTTTAAACATAAAGGAGAATGGCAAATCACTTGATATTGAGGTGGAAGCTGTCGACCAAGGAATGTCAGAGGAAGAGCAGGCTGCCTTTGCTGCTGAAGCAGCTGCCCGAGCTGCAGCAAAAGCAGCTGCAGAG GCACTTGCATCCACAGGAGCCAACTGCAACAAATTACTGCAGCTTCCTAAGattccttcttttcacaaatttgCCAGAAGGGAGCAATACGCACAAATGGATGAAGGGAAATGGCCTGGTAGTGTTTTTGGAAGACAAGATTGTATATCAGAAATAGACTCTAGGAACTGCAGAGTCAGGGACTGGTCTGTTGATTTCTCTGCTGCTTGTGTTAACCTTGACAATTCCGGAATGTCAGTAGATAACCTGTCTCAGAGGAGCCACTTGAAGCTCAGAGAACATTCTGGAGAAAGTTTGGCTGTGGATAGCAATATCTTCACGAAAGCATGGGTTGATACTGCTGGTAATGGGGGGATCAAGGATTATCATGCCATTGAGAGATGGCAGTCTCAAGCAGCTGCTGCTGATCCAGATTTCTTCCATCCTACAAATTTCAAGGATgaggaagattcaaatacgagtTCAAGGCAACCAACCTGGAAGAATGATGGACGAGCAAATGAGAGCTCCGTCTCCCAAGTTTCTGTAAACAAGGAGCGATTTGAAAATCATCCCTGTGGAGCTGATTGTATTAAACAGGCTGTCGTTGATTATGTTGCATCATTGCTAATGCCCCTTTATAAGGCAAGAAAAATTGATAAGGAGGGATACAAATCGATAATGAAAAAAACTGCAAcaaag GTAATGGAGCAGGCAACAGATGTAGAGAAAAACATGGCTGTTTTTGAATTTCTTGATTTCAAGCGCAAAAACAAG ATTCGTCCCTTTGTAGACAAATTGATTGAGAGGCACATGGCAATGAAGCCAACCATGAATCTATGA